Proteins encoded within one genomic window of Carassius gibelio isolate Cgi1373 ecotype wild population from Czech Republic chromosome A4, carGib1.2-hapl.c, whole genome shotgun sequence:
- the LOC127974153 gene encoding serine/threonine-protein phosphatase 6 regulatory subunit 2 isoform X2, whose amino-acid sequence MFWKFDLNNTSHIDQLLDREGVTLRELMEEEDVLQECKAQNRKLLLFLSKDHCMQELVTLITEEPPADLEEKTRFKFPNIACELLTSDVALINDKLGGDESLLEKLYHFLEQEPPLNPLLASFFSKTIGNLIARKTDQVISFLRKKHNFISLVLNHIDASAMMDLLLRLISCVEPALLRMEVLNWLNEERLIQRLTELMHTGRDEERQSNASQTLCDIIRLSRDQANQLSEVTEPDPLLAVLESQENVAELLKNMFEGERTEASVVNGTQVLLTLLETRRLEGLMDLYSQGCERSYTVNSSILRAIEPHLKDFQQLLLNPPTRSAILTTVGVLEQPLGSARLHVAKLVASLLQTCDLSICQEICRLNTMDLLLDLFFKYTWNNFLHLQVELCVASILNHSAHADHQNPGLQNHEERPATGTGSQVEEGTPGQNSTSDPANTPIQDALVANLFQHCRLVQRILDAWEENDKVQAEGGRRKGNMGHLTRIANTVVQNLEKGLVHSQINDLIKELPEDCRGRWEGFVGETLRETNRRNTVDLVSTHNLHSSSEDDDMESSFSNDLSIQQAFSDYQIQQMTANFVDQFGFNDEEFSEHDENINAAFDRIAEINFNIDADDHSANAAAFEACCKERIQQFDDCEEEEDIWDEKEINYATQIKSRSRFGVSLSSDNSPKSAVRNGGGGRGSGSEEEDVEEEASPQKSAAAPTQNPGWTASFGETEVSSSSAWGGSPQQEGEGPQDTSWATFTEFQPFSSTESSQSEGQPQQGQEKKLAGSGSATGAWEGSPGQKVPLVASDSSSSGGSDSEEDPGENKTEGTPKTPANQTTATMSEMPTEALEKLSIAGNSESSAPTEESDATTVTEMRVETPSSAEITPNGPV is encoded by the exons ATGTTCTGGAAGTTTGACCTGAACAACACCTCCCATATCGACCAGCTGCTGGATCGAGAGGGAGTTACTCTGAGGGAGTTGATGGAAGAGGAGGATGTCCTGCAGGAGTGCAAAGCACAGAACCGCAAACTCCTGCTCTTCCTCTCCAAGGATCACTGTATGCAGGAGCTGGTCACCCTTATTACAGAGGAGCCCCCTGCTGACCTGGAAGAGAAAACTCGCTTCAA GTTTCCAAACATTGCCTGTGAGCTCCTGACCTCTGATGTGGCTCTTATCAATGATAAGCTGGGTGGAGATGAATCCCTTTTGGAGAAGCTCTACCACTTTCTGGAGCAGGAGCCACCCCTCAATCCCCTGCTGGCGTCTTTCTTCAGCAAAACCATTGGCAACTTGATTGCACGTAAAACAGACCAG GTAATCTCTTTCCTAAGGAAAAAACACAACTTCATCAGTCTGGTGCTGAATCACATTGATGCCTCGGCCATGATGGATCTTTTGCTGCGCCTCATCAGCTGTGTAGAGCCTGCCCTCTTGAGGATGGAGGTCCTCAAT TGGCTGAATGAAGAGAGACTCATCCAGAGACTCACAGAGCTCATGCACACAGGCAGAGATGAAGAG AGACAATCTAATGCATCCCAGACTCTTTGTGATATCATTCGACTTAGTCGAGACCAGGCCAATCAGCTGTCAGAGGTCACTGAACCAGACCCCTTACTCGCTGTATTAGAGTC TCAGGAGAATGTGGCAGAGCTTTTGAAGAACATGTTCGAAGGGGAAAGGACTGAAGCATCTGTCGTCAATGGAACACAAGTGCTTCTTACGTTACTGGAGACCCGAAG GCTGGAGGGTCTGATGGACCTGTATTCTCAGGGATGTGAAAGGTCTTACACTGTCAACAGCAGTATTTTACGTGCTATTGAGCCTCATCTAAAGGACTTCCAGCAGCTCCTGCTGAACCCTCCTACg AGAAGTGCAATACTCACTACAGTGGGCGTCCTGGAGCAGCCCCTGGGGAGCGCCCGCCTTCATGTGGCCAAACTGGTGGCTTCTCTTTTGCAGACTTGTGACCTCAGCATCTGCCAAGAGATCTGCAGACTCAACACCATGGACCTGCTGTTG GATTTATTCTTTAAATACACCTGGAATAATTTCTTGCACTTGCAAGTGGAACTGTGTGTGGCATCCATCCTGAACCACTCTGCCCATGCAGACCACCAGAACCCAGGTCTGCAGAACCACGAGGAGAGACCAGCTACAGGCACAGGCAGCCAAGTGGAGGAGGGAACACCGGGCCAGAACAGCACCTCAGACCCAGCAAACACACCTATTCAAGATGCTCTCGTTGCCAAT CTCTTTCAGCATTGCCGGCTGGTGCAAAGGATTCTGGATGCATGGGAGGAAAATGACAAAGTCCA GGCTGAAGGGGGAAGGCGGAAGGGAAATATGGGTCACCTGACAAGAATTGCAAACACTGTGGTTCAAAACCTGGAGAAGGGGCTGGTTCACTCTCAAATTAATGACCTAATTAAAG AGCTGCCAGAGGACTGTAGAGGCCGCTGGGAGGGTTTTGTGGGTGAGACCCTGAGAGAGACCAACAGGAGAAACACAGTGGATCTG GTTAGCACCCATAACTTACACTCATCTAGTGAAGATGATGACATGGAGAGCTCTTTCTCCAATGATCTGTCCATCCAACAG GCATTCTCTGATTACCAGATTCAGCAGATGACCGCCAACTTTGTGGATCAGTTTGGTTTTAATGATGAAGAGTTTAGTGAGCATGATGAAAATATCAA TGCTGCGTTCGATCGAATTGCTGAAATTAACTTCAATATAGATGCAGATGATCATAGT GCCAATGCTGCAGCTTTTGAAGCGTGTTGTAAAGAAAGAATCCAGCAGTTCGATGACTGTGAGGAAGAAGAGGATATCTGGGATGAGAAAGAAATAAACTATGCAACACAAATCAAATCCAGATCGAG GTTCGGGGTGTCTCTTTCTTCAGATAATTCACCCAAGAGTGCTGTGAGGAATGGGGGTGGAGGCCGCGGGTCGGGCTCTGAGGAAGAGGATGTTGAGGAAGAGGCCAGTCCTCAGAAGTCTGCAGCAGCTCCGACTCAAA ATCCAGGCTGGACGGCGAGTTTTGGCGAGACCGAGGTGAGCTCCTCTAGCGCCTGGGGTGGTTCCCCTCAGCAGGAAGGTGAGGGTCCGCAGGACACAAGCTGGGCAACTTTCACTGAGTTCCAGCCTTTCAGCAG CACAGAGTCCAGCCAGAGTGAGGGACAACCTCAACAAGGccaagaaaaaaaat tggctGGCAGTGGTTCGGCTACTGGAGCGTGGGAAGGAAGTCCTGGGCAAAAAGTCCCTCTGGTGGCCTCAGACAGCAGCTCATCTGGAGGCTCAGACAGTGAAGAGGACCCTGGAGAAAATAAGACAGAGGGTACCCCTAAAACACCTGCCAACCAGACAACAGCAACCATGAG CGAGATGCCTACTGAAGCTCTGGAGAAGCTCAGCATCGCAGGCAATAGCGAGTCTTCAGCACCTACAGAAGAGTCGGATGCCACCACTGTGACGGAGATGAG AGTCGAAACCCCTTCTTCAGCTGAGATCACACCTAACGGACCGGTCTGA
- the LOC127974153 gene encoding serine/threonine-protein phosphatase 6 regulatory subunit 2 isoform X1 has translation MFWKFDLNNTSHIDQLLDREGVTLRELMEEEDVLQECKAQNRKLLLFLSKDHCMQELVTLITEEPPADLEEKTRFKFPNIACELLTSDVALINDKLGGDESLLEKLYHFLEQEPPLNPLLASFFSKTIGNLIARKTDQVISFLRKKHNFISLVLNHIDASAMMDLLLRLISCVEPALLRMEVLNWLNEERLIQRLTELMHTGRDEERQSNASQTLCDIIRLSRDQANQLSEVTEPDPLLAVLESQENVAELLKNMFEGERTEASVVNGTQVLLTLLETRRSGLEGLMDLYSQGCERSYTVNSSILRAIEPHLKDFQQLLLNPPTRSAILTTVGVLEQPLGSARLHVAKLVASLLQTCDLSICQEICRLNTMDLLLDLFFKYTWNNFLHLQVELCVASILNHSAHADHQNPGLQNHEERPATGTGSQVEEGTPGQNSTSDPANTPIQDALVANLFQHCRLVQRILDAWEENDKVQAEGGRRKGNMGHLTRIANTVVQNLEKGLVHSQINDLIKELPEDCRGRWEGFVGETLRETNRRNTVDLVSTHNLHSSSEDDDMESSFSNDLSIQQAFSDYQIQQMTANFVDQFGFNDEEFSEHDENINAAFDRIAEINFNIDADDHSANAAAFEACCKERIQQFDDCEEEEDIWDEKEINYATQIKSRSRFGVSLSSDNSPKSAVRNGGGGRGSGSEEEDVEEEASPQKSAAAPTQNPGWTASFGETEVSSSSAWGGSPQQEGEGPQDTSWATFTEFQPFSSTESSQSEGQPQQGQEKKLAGSGSATGAWEGSPGQKVPLVASDSSSSGGSDSEEDPGENKTEGTPKTPANQTTATMSEMPTEALEKLSIAGNSESSAPTEESDATTVTEMRVETPSSAEITPNGPV, from the exons ATGTTCTGGAAGTTTGACCTGAACAACACCTCCCATATCGACCAGCTGCTGGATCGAGAGGGAGTTACTCTGAGGGAGTTGATGGAAGAGGAGGATGTCCTGCAGGAGTGCAAAGCACAGAACCGCAAACTCCTGCTCTTCCTCTCCAAGGATCACTGTATGCAGGAGCTGGTCACCCTTATTACAGAGGAGCCCCCTGCTGACCTGGAAGAGAAAACTCGCTTCAA GTTTCCAAACATTGCCTGTGAGCTCCTGACCTCTGATGTGGCTCTTATCAATGATAAGCTGGGTGGAGATGAATCCCTTTTGGAGAAGCTCTACCACTTTCTGGAGCAGGAGCCACCCCTCAATCCCCTGCTGGCGTCTTTCTTCAGCAAAACCATTGGCAACTTGATTGCACGTAAAACAGACCAG GTAATCTCTTTCCTAAGGAAAAAACACAACTTCATCAGTCTGGTGCTGAATCACATTGATGCCTCGGCCATGATGGATCTTTTGCTGCGCCTCATCAGCTGTGTAGAGCCTGCCCTCTTGAGGATGGAGGTCCTCAAT TGGCTGAATGAAGAGAGACTCATCCAGAGACTCACAGAGCTCATGCACACAGGCAGAGATGAAGAG AGACAATCTAATGCATCCCAGACTCTTTGTGATATCATTCGACTTAGTCGAGACCAGGCCAATCAGCTGTCAGAGGTCACTGAACCAGACCCCTTACTCGCTGTATTAGAGTC TCAGGAGAATGTGGCAGAGCTTTTGAAGAACATGTTCGAAGGGGAAAGGACTGAAGCATCTGTCGTCAATGGAACACAAGTGCTTCTTACGTTACTGGAGACCCGAAGGTCAGG GCTGGAGGGTCTGATGGACCTGTATTCTCAGGGATGTGAAAGGTCTTACACTGTCAACAGCAGTATTTTACGTGCTATTGAGCCTCATCTAAAGGACTTCCAGCAGCTCCTGCTGAACCCTCCTACg AGAAGTGCAATACTCACTACAGTGGGCGTCCTGGAGCAGCCCCTGGGGAGCGCCCGCCTTCATGTGGCCAAACTGGTGGCTTCTCTTTTGCAGACTTGTGACCTCAGCATCTGCCAAGAGATCTGCAGACTCAACACCATGGACCTGCTGTTG GATTTATTCTTTAAATACACCTGGAATAATTTCTTGCACTTGCAAGTGGAACTGTGTGTGGCATCCATCCTGAACCACTCTGCCCATGCAGACCACCAGAACCCAGGTCTGCAGAACCACGAGGAGAGACCAGCTACAGGCACAGGCAGCCAAGTGGAGGAGGGAACACCGGGCCAGAACAGCACCTCAGACCCAGCAAACACACCTATTCAAGATGCTCTCGTTGCCAAT CTCTTTCAGCATTGCCGGCTGGTGCAAAGGATTCTGGATGCATGGGAGGAAAATGACAAAGTCCA GGCTGAAGGGGGAAGGCGGAAGGGAAATATGGGTCACCTGACAAGAATTGCAAACACTGTGGTTCAAAACCTGGAGAAGGGGCTGGTTCACTCTCAAATTAATGACCTAATTAAAG AGCTGCCAGAGGACTGTAGAGGCCGCTGGGAGGGTTTTGTGGGTGAGACCCTGAGAGAGACCAACAGGAGAAACACAGTGGATCTG GTTAGCACCCATAACTTACACTCATCTAGTGAAGATGATGACATGGAGAGCTCTTTCTCCAATGATCTGTCCATCCAACAG GCATTCTCTGATTACCAGATTCAGCAGATGACCGCCAACTTTGTGGATCAGTTTGGTTTTAATGATGAAGAGTTTAGTGAGCATGATGAAAATATCAA TGCTGCGTTCGATCGAATTGCTGAAATTAACTTCAATATAGATGCAGATGATCATAGT GCCAATGCTGCAGCTTTTGAAGCGTGTTGTAAAGAAAGAATCCAGCAGTTCGATGACTGTGAGGAAGAAGAGGATATCTGGGATGAGAAAGAAATAAACTATGCAACACAAATCAAATCCAGATCGAG GTTCGGGGTGTCTCTTTCTTCAGATAATTCACCCAAGAGTGCTGTGAGGAATGGGGGTGGAGGCCGCGGGTCGGGCTCTGAGGAAGAGGATGTTGAGGAAGAGGCCAGTCCTCAGAAGTCTGCAGCAGCTCCGACTCAAA ATCCAGGCTGGACGGCGAGTTTTGGCGAGACCGAGGTGAGCTCCTCTAGCGCCTGGGGTGGTTCCCCTCAGCAGGAAGGTGAGGGTCCGCAGGACACAAGCTGGGCAACTTTCACTGAGTTCCAGCCTTTCAGCAG CACAGAGTCCAGCCAGAGTGAGGGACAACCTCAACAAGGccaagaaaaaaaat tggctGGCAGTGGTTCGGCTACTGGAGCGTGGGAAGGAAGTCCTGGGCAAAAAGTCCCTCTGGTGGCCTCAGACAGCAGCTCATCTGGAGGCTCAGACAGTGAAGAGGACCCTGGAGAAAATAAGACAGAGGGTACCCCTAAAACACCTGCCAACCAGACAACAGCAACCATGAG CGAGATGCCTACTGAAGCTCTGGAGAAGCTCAGCATCGCAGGCAATAGCGAGTCTTCAGCACCTACAGAAGAGTCGGATGCCACCACTGTGACGGAGATGAG AGTCGAAACCCCTTCTTCAGCTGAGATCACACCTAACGGACCGGTCTGA
- the dennd6b gene encoding protein DENND6B isoform X1: protein MDPFDSSDSLEGPSKTAATNADAPVPWSRFSAWLECVCVVTFDLELGQAIELVYPHDVKLTEKEKTSICYLSFPDSYSGCLGDTQFSFRLRQSVGRSSSWFGHEDAYNRDAPVTLQKEQAHFHGYVYFRQVKDASVKRGYFQKSLVVVSRLPFGNLFHSLLQVIAPEYFEKHEPCLETVCNEIDQWPAPVPGQTLNLPVMGVVMQVQIPPKVETLGVSPVKQPQTENLLPAPTVLPSVHELDLFKCFQSVLIHMQMLWELMLLGEPVVVMAPSPTVSSETVLALVSAIAPLRYFGDYRPYFTIHDSEFKEYTTRTQAPPNVILGVTNPFFIKTFQCWPHIIRLGDLKMSGDLPKQVKVKKLAKLKTLDTKTGIYTAYKTFLHKDKAFIKRLLKGIQKKRPSEVLSAFLRRHLMEQTESFILPLERYLESLMPPQRSVSPWKTPPQIRSFSQDEFMKTLEQAGPQLTLKGDWTGLYRRFFRSPNFDGWYRLRHREMSQKVECLHLEAICAADLLTWNNDKSEVEIVDLILKLREKLMRARKHQLPVKEELLERLEQSIQTIISSLPEDLQTLLQRQ from the exons ATGGACCCATTTGACAGCTCCGATTCGCTGGAAGGGCCATCAAAGACAGCGGCGACAAACGCAGATGCACCGGTGCCGTGGTCGCGCTTCTCAGCCTGGCTCGAATGCGTGTGCGTCGTTACCTTCGACCTCGAGCTCGGACAAGCCATAGAG CTCGTTTACCCCCATGATGTCAAACTCACAGAGAAAGAG AAAACAAGCATCTGCTACTTATCGTTTCCTGACTCATACTCAG GATGCCTCGGGGACACGCAGTTCAGCTTCAGACTGCGGCAGTCGGTGGGCCGCAGTAGCTCTTGGTTTGGACACGAGGATGCATACAACAGGGATGCACCTGTGACCCTGCAG aaggagcaAGCACATTTCCATGGGTATGTGTATTTCAGACAAGTGAAAGATGCGTCTGTGAAAAGGGGTTACTTTCAGAAG TCTCTGGTGGTGGTGTCCAGACTGCCGTTTGGGAACCTTTTCCATTCGCTGCTGCAGGTCATTGCTCCTGAGTACTTTGAAAAGCACGAACCTTGTCTGGAGACAG TCTGTAATGAGATTGACCAGTGGCCAGCGCCAGTACCAGGACAGACACTCAACTTACCAGTTATGGGTGTTGTGATGCAG GTTCAAATTCCTCCAAAAGTCGAAACACTAGGAGTAAGCCCGGTAAAACAACCCCAAACAGAG AATCTGCTCCCTGCCCCCACGGTTCTTCCATCAGTTCACGAGTTGGATCTTTTTAA ATGTTTCCAGTCAGTCCTGATTCACATGCAGATGCTCTGGGAGCTCATGTTGCTAGGAGAACCAGTGGTTGTTATGGCACCCTCTCCGACCGTCTCCTCGGAGACTGTGCTGGCCCTAGTCAG CGCTATCGCCCCACTGCGCTACTTTGGTGATTACAGACCTTACTTCACCATTCATGACAGTGAATTCAAGGAGTACACAACCAGGACTCAGGCTCC GCCTAATGTGATTCTTGGTGTCACGAATCCATTCTTTATAAAGACCTTTCAGTGCTGGCCACACATTATTCGCCTCGGAGACCTGAAGATGTCTG GTGATTTACCAAAGCAGGTGAAGGTCAAGAAACTGGCAAAGTTAAAAACACTGGACACAAAAACAG GTATATACACAGCATACAAGACCTTCCTACACAAAGACAAAGCCTTCATTAAGCGACTCTTAAAG GGTATCCAGAAGAAAAGGCCATCAGAAGTGCTGAGTGCCTTTTTGAGGCGGCATCTGATGGAGCAAACCGAGAGTTTCATTCTTCCGCTG GAGCGGTATTTGGAAAGCCTAATGCCGCCACAGAGATCGGTGTCTCCATGGAAG ACCCCACCTCAGATCCGGTCCTTCAGTCAGGATGAGTTCATGAAGACCCTGGAGCAAGCAGGGCCGCAGCTAACACTGAAAGGAGATTGGACAGGCCTGTACAG GCGTTTCTTCCGTTCACCAAACTTTGATGGCTGGTATCGGCTCAGGCACAGAGAGATGAGTCAGAAAGTGGAATGTCTCCATTTGGAGGCCATCTGTGCAGCT GATCTGCTGACGTGGAACAACGACAAATCGGAGGTAGAGATTGTTGACCTCATCCTGAAGCTTCGAGAGAAACTG ATGAGAGCTCGAAAACACCAGCTTCCGGTGAAAGAAGAACTTCTGGAGAGATTAGAGCAGTCCATCCAGACTATCATCAGCTCCTTGCCAGAGGATCTACAGACATTATTACAAAGACAATGA
- the dennd6b gene encoding protein DENND6B isoform X2: MDPFDSSDSLEGPSKTAATNADAPVPWSRFSAWLECVCVVTFDLELGQAIELVYPHDVKLTEKEKTSICYLSFPDSYSGCLGDTQFSFRLRQSVGRSSSWFGHEDAYNRDAPVTLQKEQAHFHGYVYFRQVKDASVKRGYFQKSLVVVSRLPFGNLFHSLLQVIAPEYFEKHEPCLETVCNEIDQWPAPVPGQTLNLPVMGVVMQVQIPPKVETLGVSPVKQPQTENLLPAPTVLPSVHELDLFKCFQSVLIHMQMLWELMLLGEPVVVMAPSPTVSSETVLALVSAIAPLRYFGDYRPYFTIHDSEFKEYTTRTQAPPNVILGVTNPFFIKTFQCWPHIIRLGDLKMSGDLPKQVKVKKLAKLKTLDTKTGIYTAYKTFLHKDKAFIKRLLKGIQKKRPSEVLSAFLRRHLMEQTESFILPLERYLESLMPPQRSVSPWKTPPQIRSFSQDEFMKTLEQAGPQLTLKGDWTGLYRRFFRSPNFDGWYRLRHREMSQKVECLHLEAICAAKKRNPSCSEQHEGSADVEQRQIGGRDC; the protein is encoded by the exons ATGGACCCATTTGACAGCTCCGATTCGCTGGAAGGGCCATCAAAGACAGCGGCGACAAACGCAGATGCACCGGTGCCGTGGTCGCGCTTCTCAGCCTGGCTCGAATGCGTGTGCGTCGTTACCTTCGACCTCGAGCTCGGACAAGCCATAGAG CTCGTTTACCCCCATGATGTCAAACTCACAGAGAAAGAG AAAACAAGCATCTGCTACTTATCGTTTCCTGACTCATACTCAG GATGCCTCGGGGACACGCAGTTCAGCTTCAGACTGCGGCAGTCGGTGGGCCGCAGTAGCTCTTGGTTTGGACACGAGGATGCATACAACAGGGATGCACCTGTGACCCTGCAG aaggagcaAGCACATTTCCATGGGTATGTGTATTTCAGACAAGTGAAAGATGCGTCTGTGAAAAGGGGTTACTTTCAGAAG TCTCTGGTGGTGGTGTCCAGACTGCCGTTTGGGAACCTTTTCCATTCGCTGCTGCAGGTCATTGCTCCTGAGTACTTTGAAAAGCACGAACCTTGTCTGGAGACAG TCTGTAATGAGATTGACCAGTGGCCAGCGCCAGTACCAGGACAGACACTCAACTTACCAGTTATGGGTGTTGTGATGCAG GTTCAAATTCCTCCAAAAGTCGAAACACTAGGAGTAAGCCCGGTAAAACAACCCCAAACAGAG AATCTGCTCCCTGCCCCCACGGTTCTTCCATCAGTTCACGAGTTGGATCTTTTTAA ATGTTTCCAGTCAGTCCTGATTCACATGCAGATGCTCTGGGAGCTCATGTTGCTAGGAGAACCAGTGGTTGTTATGGCACCCTCTCCGACCGTCTCCTCGGAGACTGTGCTGGCCCTAGTCAG CGCTATCGCCCCACTGCGCTACTTTGGTGATTACAGACCTTACTTCACCATTCATGACAGTGAATTCAAGGAGTACACAACCAGGACTCAGGCTCC GCCTAATGTGATTCTTGGTGTCACGAATCCATTCTTTATAAAGACCTTTCAGTGCTGGCCACACATTATTCGCCTCGGAGACCTGAAGATGTCTG GTGATTTACCAAAGCAGGTGAAGGTCAAGAAACTGGCAAAGTTAAAAACACTGGACACAAAAACAG GTATATACACAGCATACAAGACCTTCCTACACAAAGACAAAGCCTTCATTAAGCGACTCTTAAAG GGTATCCAGAAGAAAAGGCCATCAGAAGTGCTGAGTGCCTTTTTGAGGCGGCATCTGATGGAGCAAACCGAGAGTTTCATTCTTCCGCTG GAGCGGTATTTGGAAAGCCTAATGCCGCCACAGAGATCGGTGTCTCCATGGAAG ACCCCACCTCAGATCCGGTCCTTCAGTCAGGATGAGTTCATGAAGACCCTGGAGCAAGCAGGGCCGCAGCTAACACTGAAAGGAGATTGGACAGGCCTGTACAG GCGTTTCTTCCGTTCACCAAACTTTGATGGCTGGTATCGGCTCAGGCACAGAGAGATGAGTCAGAAAGTGGAATGTCTCCATTTGGAGGCCATCTGTGCAGCT aagaaaagaaACCCTTCATGTTcagaacagcatgagg GATCTGCTGACGTGGAACAACGACAAATCGGAGGTAGAGATTGTTGA